One region of bacterium genomic DNA includes:
- a CDS encoding sugar phosphate isomerase/epimerase, with protein MTRPVGIEIFYWLDRWSDDQSSVFSKAAEAGYEGVEISLVAGLDVGVERMANTARSLGLDVLCSTGLSPTMDISSPDASVRRAGIDHLRRCLDDAARLGSPILGGVTYATWMGFPEGDHDGYRERSAAALHEIAGYASTLGIDVCLEVLNRFETFMFNTVAGCLDFIDMVDHPSVKVELDTFHMNMEEDDLAGAVRLAGSRIGHVQVAANNRRAPQYGHIDWASFSEALDDAGYEGWVVFETFPNSRVETGQATYAWRDLTDRPDEDAAEAARFIRENIA; from the coding sequence GTGACCCGACCGGTCGGCATCGAGATCTTCTACTGGCTCGACAGGTGGTCGGACGACCAGTCCTCCGTGTTCTCGAAGGCCGCCGAGGCCGGCTACGAAGGGGTGGAGATCTCCCTGGTGGCAGGCCTCGACGTGGGCGTCGAGCGGATGGCGAATACCGCCCGGTCGCTGGGCCTCGACGTTCTGTGCAGCACCGGGCTGAGCCCGACCATGGACATATCCAGCCCCGATGCCTCGGTTCGAAGGGCTGGTATTGACCATCTGCGACGGTGCCTCGATGACGCCGCCCGGCTGGGCAGCCCGATCCTGGGGGGTGTCACGTACGCCACCTGGATGGGCTTTCCGGAGGGTGACCACGATGGCTACCGGGAGCGATCGGCAGCCGCCCTTCACGAGATCGCCGGCTACGCCTCCACACTCGGCATCGATGTCTGTCTGGAAGTACTCAACCGGTTCGAGACCTTCATGTTCAACACCGTGGCCGGCTGCCTGGATTTCATCGACATGGTCGATCATCCCTCCGTCAAGGTCGAGCTCGACACCTTCCACATGAACATGGAGGAGGACGACCTCGCCGGGGCCGTCCGCCTGGCGGGGAGCCGGATCGGCCACGTCCAGGTGGCCGCCAACAACCGGCGGGCGCCCCAGTACGGCCACATCGACTGGGCTTCGTTCAGCGAGGCTCTGGACGACGCCGGCTACGAGGGTTGGGTGGTCTTCGAGACCTTCCCCAACTCGAGGGTCGAGACCGGCCAGGCCACCTATGCCTGGCGGGATCTGACCGACCGTCCCGATGAGGACGCGGCGGAGGCGGCCCGCTTCATCCGGGAGAACATCGCGTGA
- a CDS encoding dihydroxyacetone kinase subunit DhaK, producing the protein MSVRSRRFLNDPARAVEEMLEGYVAAHAGIISLRDGMVVRAVPKAEGKVGVVIGNGSGHEPAMIGWVGEGLFDVNVAGPIFSSPGPAAILRGIEAADRGGGVLLLVSSHAGDIMNAELAIDEAEDQGIDGVEMVVLYDDVASAPKDRITERRGGAGLFFVWKMVGAAAERGDSLEACAAIARKVRDRTRSLSAATGTVVHPVSGQPLGDPEDTTLSVGMGVHGEPGDRLGEDVGADEIAGLMIDRLLDDAELPSGAQVGLLLNNAGSLTLMELSVLYRGARAALERRGIESVRSWMGSYATTLDMAGFAFAICHMDGELIDLYDRPAAGAGFTMAGR; encoded by the coding sequence GTGAGCGTCCGCAGCCGGCGTTTCCTCAACGACCCGGCGCGGGCGGTGGAGGAGATGCTGGAGGGATACGTCGCCGCCCATGCCGGCATCATCTCGCTCCGGGACGGCATGGTGGTCCGCGCCGTTCCCAAGGCCGAGGGCAAGGTGGGCGTGGTGATCGGCAACGGTTCCGGCCACGAGCCGGCCATGATCGGCTGGGTGGGGGAGGGGCTGTTCGACGTCAACGTGGCCGGTCCGATCTTCTCCTCGCCGGGACCGGCGGCGATCCTCCGGGGTATCGAGGCGGCCGACCGGGGCGGCGGGGTGCTGCTACTGGTCTCCAGCCATGCCGGGGACATCATGAACGCCGAGCTGGCCATCGACGAAGCGGAGGACCAGGGCATCGACGGCGTGGAGATGGTGGTCCTCTACGACGACGTGGCGTCGGCTCCCAAGGACCGGATCACGGAGCGGCGGGGCGGCGCCGGGCTCTTCTTCGTGTGGAAGATGGTGGGGGCGGCGGCCGAACGGGGCGACTCCCTGGAGGCATGCGCCGCGATCGCCCGCAAGGTCCGGGATCGCACCCGCTCGCTCTCGGCGGCGACCGGCACGGTGGTCCATCCGGTGAGCGGGCAACCCCTCGGGGACCCCGAGGACACCACCCTGTCGGTGGGCATGGGGGTTCATGGCGAGCCGGGCGACCGGCTCGGCGAGGATGTCGGGGCGGACGAGATCGCCGGGCTGATGATCGACCGGCTCCTGGATGACGCCGAACTACCGTCCGGGGCGCAGGTGGGCCTGCTGCTCAACAACGCCGGATCGCTGACGCTGATGGAACTGTCGGTCCTCTACCGGGGGGCTCGCGCCGCCCTGGAGCGGAGGGGCATCGAGTCGGTGCGGTCCTGGATGGGCTCCTACGCCACCACGCTCGATATGGCGGGGTTCGCGTTCGCCATCTGCCACATGGATGGCGAGCTGATCGATCTCTACGACCGGCCTGCCGCGGGAGCCGGGTTCACGATGGCAGGTCGGTAG
- the dhaL gene encoding dihydroxyacetone kinase subunit DhaL, producing the protein MIDRDLAVRLVVAASTRVSDHRDELSRLDSVAGDGDHGVNMATALAEAARRAEQGDHGTAADVMRATGSAFHETVGGAAGALFGAFFGALAGQLSKAAAPDAPQLVAGFEKGLARVARVGKAEPGHKTMIDALAPAVRDARQSLDREDSLEAVVAAAARAARRGATATAGMRPSAGRARFAPDHSLGTEDPGANTVALVLESWAHQLRSEVRV; encoded by the coding sequence ATGATCGACCGGGACCTGGCGGTGCGGCTGGTGGTCGCCGCGTCCACGCGGGTGAGCGACCACCGGGACGAACTATCGCGGCTCGACTCGGTGGCGGGCGACGGCGACCACGGGGTCAACATGGCGACCGCCCTGGCGGAGGCCGCCCGCCGGGCCGAGCAGGGCGATCACGGCACGGCCGCAGACGTGATGAGAGCCACCGGATCCGCCTTCCACGAGACCGTGGGCGGCGCCGCCGGTGCATTGTTCGGCGCCTTCTTCGGCGCTCTGGCCGGGCAGCTCTCCAAGGCGGCGGCGCCCGATGCGCCCCAGTTGGTGGCCGGTTTCGAGAAGGGCCTCGCCCGCGTGGCGCGGGTGGGCAAGGCGGAGCCTGGCCACAAGACCATGATCGACGCCCTGGCGCCGGCGGTGCGCGATGCCCGCCAGTCGTTGGACAGGGAGGATAGCCTGGAGGCGGTGGTGGCCGCGGCGGCCCGGGCCGCGCGCCGGGGCGCGACGGCGACCGCGGGCATGCGGCCCTCGGCGGGGCGGGCCCGCTTCGCCCCGGACCACAGCCTGGGAACCGAGGATCCCGGCGCCAACACGGTGGCCCTGGTCCTCGAGTCCTGGGCCCACCAGTTGAGAAGCGAGGTGAGGGTATGA